In a single window of the Botrytis cinerea B05.10 chromosome 10, complete sequence genome:
- the Bcpob3 gene encoding Bcpob3 yields MAMESFENIFLDLSKESGRCRFAETGFGWKPSSGGDTFTLESSNIAGAQWSKAAKGFEVKLLLRNGDICQLDGFLQDDFERLSKVFKNWYSTNLEHKEHALRGWNWGKGEFGKSELVFNVQNRPAFEIPYTEISNTNLAGKNEVAVEFTPGNADDTGTNGALGGARAKGKKSGAGKDQLVEMRFYIPGTAPKKGAREGEEDSGDEADGEETNASTIFYDTLMEKAEIGDVAGDTVATFLDVLHLTPRGRFDIDMYESSFRLRGKTYDYKIQYDNIKKFMVLPKPDELHFMICIGLDPPLRQGQTRYPFLVMQFKKDEEVTIDLNMTEDVMKDKYAGKLSIHYEQPLHEVVTQVFRGLAGKKINQPAKDFLSHHSQYGIKCSIKASEGFLYCLEKAFMFVPKPATYITYEQITVITFSRVGGATSASRTFDIAVGMKGGAGETQFSNINREEQKNLEDFFKIKGIRVKNEMDEDNTAHIALLNNPDMQSSDEEVVAARADRGSADEDDESVDEDFKTDSESDVAEEYDSAHESSGTDSEDEGASDGERPAKKAKTG; encoded by the exons atGGCTAT GGAGAGTTTCGAAAATATCTTCCTTGATCTCTCGAAAGAGTCAGGTCGATGCAGGTTCGCTGAAACTGGATTCGGATGGAAGCCATCGAGCGGCGGAGATACATTCACACTCGAAAGCAGTAATATCGCAGGCGCGCAATGGAGCAAGGCAGCGAAAGGTTTTGAGGTGAAGCTTTTGTTGCGCAATGGTGATATCTGTCAACTTGACGGCTTCTTACAAGAT GACTTTGAGCGATTAAGTAAAGTTTTCAAGAACTGGTACAGCACGAATTTGGAGCACAAGGAGCACGCTCTAAGGGGATGGAATTGGGGTAAAGGCGAATTTGGAAAGTCGGAATTGGTTTTCAACGTTCAAAACAGACCTGCATTCGAAATCCCATACACCGAAATCTCAAACACAAACTTGGCAGGCAAAAATGAAGTTGCGGTCGAGTTCACCCCAGGGAATGCTGATGATACGGGCACAAACGGAGCTCTGGGAGGTGCGCGTgccaaaggaaagaaatctGGTGCTGGAAAGGATCAACttgttgagatgagattctATATTCCTGGTACTGCGCCAAAGAAGGGAGCTCgcgaaggagaagaggattcTGGAGACGAAGCTGATGGAGAGGAAACCAATGCATCTACCATATTTTATGACACGTTAATGGAGAAGGCTGAAATTGGGGATGTTGCTGGAGATACTGTTGCCACTTTCCTGGATGTATTGCATCTTACTCCAAG AGGACgtttcgatatcgatatgtACGAAAGCTCCTTCCGATTACGTGGTAAAACATACGATTACAAGATTCAATACGAtaatatcaagaaattcatgGTTCTACCAAAGCCTGATGAATTACATTTTATGATTTGTATCGGTTTGGACCCACCACTACGTCAAGGTCAAACCAGATATCCTTTCTTGGTTATGCAATTCaagaaggatgaagaagttaCCATTGATCTGAATATGACGGAGGATGTAATGAAAGATAAATACGCAGGAAAGTTGAGTATACATTATGAACAACCATTACATGAAGTTGTCACACAAGTATTCCGTGGTCTTGCCGGAAAGAAGATTAATCAACCGGCCAAGGATTTCTTGAG TCATCACTCACAATATGGTATCAAATGTTCTATCAAAGCTAGTGAAGGTTTCCTTTATTGCTTGGAGAAAGCTTTCATGTTCGTTCCAAAACCTGCTACATACATTACCTACGAACAAATTACAGTCATAACTTTCTCTCGTGTTGGTGGAGCTACTTCCGCTTCCCGTACCTTCGATATCGCAGTTGGAATGAAGGGTGGAGCTGGTGAAACACAATTCAGCAACATCAATCGcgaagaacaaaagaatcTCGAGGATTTCTTTAAGATCAAGGGAATTCGTGTTaagaatgagatggatgaagataataCAGCACACATTGCTCTTCTTAATAATCCGGATATGCAATCTTCTGATGAAGAAGTCGTCGCAGCTAGAGCTGATAGAGGAAGTGctgatgaagacgatgagagtgttgatgaagatttcaaGACGGATAGTGAGAGTGATGTGGCAGAAGAATATGATTCTGCTCATGAAAGTTCTGGAACTGAtagtgaagatgaaggggctAGTGATGGGGAGAGACCGGCTAAGAAAGCTAAGACTGGTTAA